From Candidatus Poribacteria bacterium, one genomic window encodes:
- a CDS encoding carotenoid biosynthesis protein: protein MKGKADFRTERQTSSPRCLPARKIKRVNKLKIGALYLLLGAGGLWHVLGVFQEIMRVLASPIMIGLGVWLFWECWRVYPQRERAKFFIVSIGIVVVSFGIEWLGVRTGKIFGAYLYGQTLRPSIGGVPISIGCAWFVMLLASTTVAQKIAPKSLRENRFITAFSVALLMVCFDLLMEPAAVKLDYWTWMNSHIPFQNYLVWFGLSFIFTTIGLQTGVFCRRLPPIAIHFYFAQLIYFGLVVLKG from the coding sequence ATGAAGGGGAAAGCGGATTTCAGAACGGAACGTCAAACCTCAAGTCCACGGTGTTTACCCGCAAGGAAAATTAAAAGAGTGAATAAACTAAAAATAGGGGCACTCTACCTACTTTTAGGGGCAGGTGGATTGTGGCATGTCCTCGGTGTGTTCCAAGAAATCATGCGAGTTCTTGCTTCACCCATCATGATCGGTTTGGGCGTATGGCTGTTTTGGGAATGCTGGCGGGTATATCCACAGCGTGAACGAGCAAAATTTTTCATCGTAAGTATCGGAATTGTTGTCGTGAGTTTTGGGATTGAGTGGCTCGGTGTTCGGACAGGCAAAATTTTCGGTGCTTACCTGTATGGACAAACATTGCGTCCATCAATTGGTGGTGTCCCGATCAGTATTGGATGCGCGTGGTTTGTGATGCTCCTTGCCTCGACCACTGTTGCTCAAAAAATTGCCCCGAAATCTCTCAGAGAGAACCGTTTCATAACAGCGTTTTCGGTAGCTTTGCTAATGGTCTGCTTCGACCTGCTTATGGAACCAGCGGCAGTGAAACTGGATTATTGGACATGGATGAACAGTCATATCCCTTTTCAGAACTATCTGGTGTGGTTCGGATTAAGTTTCATCTTTACGACAATTGGCTTACAAACAGGAGTCTTTTGTAGACGGCTGCCCCCGATCGCGATTCACTTCTATTTTGCGCAACTCATCTATTTCGGACTCGTGGTTTTGAAGGGTTAA
- a CDS encoding beta-carotene ketolase: MKTTNKGLFIAVTIIGLWGLSLTLLLALDVAQINTVLIPIGMLCQTFLYTGLFITAHDAMHGSVCPTHPRLNNVMGAIAVRLYALFSYRKLLKKHWTHHRTPASDTDPDFHDGHHTGFLAWYFHFMKEYLSWQQIVGMAIVFQIMEYLLAISTVNLILFWVSPALLSTVQLFYFGTYLPHQTPESGYDNPHRAKSNAYSIFWSFITCYHFGYHWEHHEYPYIPWWHLPAIRRMRTHPG; encoded by the coding sequence ATGAAAACAACGAACAAAGGTCTATTCATCGCGGTAACGATTATCGGACTGTGGGGGTTGAGTCTCACACTTTTACTCGCGCTTGACGTTGCACAGATCAACACCGTGCTGATACCTATAGGGATGCTCTGTCAGACGTTTCTTTACACGGGTCTGTTCATCACGGCACACGATGCGATGCACGGTTCAGTTTGTCCGACGCATCCGCGCCTTAACAACGTAATGGGTGCAATCGCTGTCAGGCTATACGCCCTGTTTTCATACCGCAAATTATTAAAAAAACATTGGACGCACCACCGAACACCCGCCAGCGATACAGATCCAGATTTTCACGACGGACACCATACCGGCTTCTTGGCGTGGTATTTCCATTTCATGAAAGAATATCTGAGTTGGCAGCAGATAGTCGGTATGGCGATTGTCTTTCAAATCATGGAGTATCTCTTGGCAATTTCTACGGTCAATCTTATACTGTTCTGGGTTTCTCCCGCCCTCCTTAGCACAGTGCAATTATTTTATTTTGGGACCTACCTGCCACACCAAACACCAGAAAGTGGTTATGACAACCCACACCGAGCCAAAAGTAATGCGTATTCGATATTTTGGTCGTTTATCACCTGTTATCACTTCGGGTATCACTGGGAACACCATGAGTATCCTTATATTCCTTGGTGGCATCTGCCAGCTATACGTAGAATGAGGACGCACCCCGGATGA
- a CDS encoding polysaccharide deacetylase family protein, whose product MNPILIVVGTFVAVILLWLFFRPPFGRNIVRLNTDQRIVALTYDDGPNPPYTERLLDVLAKHNVKATFFLIGNRIEKHLETVNRMIAEGHQIGNHTYTHPLLGFLPPTSVRWEIERTDNLLQQFNITDKAVFRAPLLTRFLPVASVLAKDNRAHISCNVWSWDWTTQNPDRITKAVLKKTKPGSIIVLHDGKAENKSANRSGTIAATDQIITALKQDGYQFVRLLDVSFS is encoded by the coding sequence ATGAACCCTATCCTCATAGTTGTTGGAACATTTGTAGCAGTGATACTGCTGTGGTTGTTCTTTAGACCGCCGTTTGGAAGGAATATCGTTCGGCTGAACACGGATCAGCGGATTGTCGCGCTCACCTACGACGATGGACCGAATCCACCTTACACTGAACGGTTACTTGATGTCCTCGCCAAGCACAACGTCAAAGCGACATTCTTCCTGATCGGAAATCGGATTGAAAAACATCTCGAAACAGTAAATCGGATGATCGCTGAAGGACACCAAATCGGCAACCACACCTATACCCATCCGCTACTCGGTTTCCTACCACCTACCTCTGTCCGATGGGAGATTGAACGCACGGATAATTTACTACAACAGTTCAATATTACGGATAAAGCTGTATTCCGCGCACCTCTATTGACACGGTTTCTGCCAGTCGCATCAGTGCTCGCGAAAGACAATCGAGCGCATATCAGTTGCAATGTATGGAGTTGGGATTGGACGACGCAGAACCCCGACAGAATCACTAAAGCGGTATTGAAGAAGACAAAGCCGGGTTCGATTATTGTTCTACACGATGGGAAAGCAGAGAATAAGAGTGCAAATCGTTCGGGGACGATTGCGGCGACGGATCAAATCATCACGGCACTTAAACAGGATGGATACCAATTTGTGCGGTTGTTGGATGTCAGTTTTTCGTAG